Proteins encoded within one genomic window of Ovis aries strain OAR_USU_Benz2616 breed Rambouillet chromosome 1, ARS-UI_Ramb_v3.0, whole genome shotgun sequence:
- the LOC101103203 gene encoding LINE-1 retrotransposable element ORF2 protein isoform X1 gives MVEVVKIMALAYSSAKWGIKTGSIKDRNGMDLTEAEDIKKRWQEYMEELYKKDLYDQDNRDGVITHLEPDILECEVKWALESITTNKASGGDGIPVELFQILKDDAVKVLPSICQQIWKTQQWPQDWKRSVFIPIPKKGNAKECSNYRTIALISHASKVILKILQARLQQYMNCELPDVHAGFRNGRGTRDQIANICWIIKKAREFQKNIYFCFIDYAKAFDCVDHNKLWKILKEMGIPDHLTSFLRNLYASQEATVRTGHGTTDWLRVGKGVRQGCILSPCLFNLYAEYIMRNAGLEEAQAGIKIARRNINNLRYADDTTLMAESEEELKSLLMKVKEKSEKVGLKLNIQKSKIMASGPITSWEIDGETVETVLDFI, from the coding sequence atggtggaggtagtgAAGATAATGGCTTTAGCTtattcatctgcaaagtggggaataaagacgggctcaataaaagacagaaatggtatggacctaacagaagcagaagatattaagaagaggtggcaagaatacatggaagaactgtacaaaaaggatctttatgaccaagataatcgcgatggtgtgatcactcacctagagccagacatcctggaatgtgaagttaagtgggccttagaaagcatcactacgaacaaagcaagtggaggtgatggaattccagttgagctatttcaaatcctgaaagatgatgctgtgaaagtgctgccctccatatgccagcaaatttggaaaactcagcagtggccacaggactggaaaaggtcagttttcattccaatcccaaagaaaggcaatgccaaagaatgctcaaactaccgcacaattgcactcatctcgcatgctagtaaagtaatactcaaaattctccaagccaggcttcagcaatacatgaactgtgaacttcctgatgttcatgctggttttagaaatggcagaggaaccagagatcaaattgccaacatctgctggatcatcaagaaagcaagagagtttcagaaaaacatctatttctgctttattgactatgccaaagcctttgactgtgtggatcataataaactgtggaaaattctgaaagagatgggaataccagaccacttgaccagcttcttgagaaacctatatgcaagtcaggaagcaacagttagaactggacatggaacaacagactggttgcgagtgggaaaaggagtccgtcaaggctgtatattgtcaccctgcttatttaacttatatgcagagtacatcatgagaaatgctgggctggaagaagcacaagctggaatcaaaattgccaggagaaatatcaataacctcagatatgcagatgacaccactcttatggcagaaagtgaagaggaactgaaaagcctcttgatgaaagtgaaagaaaagagtgaaaaagttggcttaaagctcaacattcagaaatcgaagatcatggcgtctggtcccatcacttcatgggaaatagatggggaaacagtggaaacagtgttagactttatttaa